CGTTTCGCCCACGCGGTGGGACCTGGTGGTGGAGGCGCTCGTCCGAAGGGGCGTGACGAAGATGGTGGACCTGTCCCCCGGCGGCGAACTCGGGCGGGCGAGCCGCTGGGTCTGCCGGGAGGTCGAGGTGGTCCCCCTGACGGCGCTCCTGGGCGGCGGATCGTGATCCGGCTGGAGGAGGAACCGCCGGCGCCCCTCGATCGCCTGGAGGCGATCCTCCTCGGCGCCCCGGATGGCCGGATGGACCTGTCGGCGGCGGCGGCCCTCTGCCTGAAGGCCGCGTCGGGGGCCCTCGCCGGCCGGGTGATGGCGGCGCTGGCGTCGGGCGACGGGCGGTTCGTCGTGGGGGACGGGATGGTGAGGCTTCGCGAAAAGCCCCCCGAACCGCCCCTGCTCCTGGAGGAAGCCGAATTTGCGGTGGTGGATTTCGAGACCAACGGCCTGGGGGGACCGGAGCGGGCCATCGAGATCGGGGTGGCCCTCTTCCGCGGAGGCCGGGAGGTGGGGGCCTTCGAGAGCCTCCTCCAGCCCGATACGGGGCTCTCTTCTTTCGTGACGGGGCTTACGGGGATTCGAGAGGAGGACCTCCGGGGTGCGCCCCGTTTCGAATCCGTATGGCCGCCGCTCGAGTCCCTCCTCCGGGGCAGGGTGCTCACGGCCCACAACCTGGCCTTCGACCGCCGGATCCTCCGAATGGAAGCGGCGAGACTGGGCTCGGCCCTGCCGGAAACGGCCGGAGAGGTCTGCACCCTCCGTCTGGCGCGGGCCGTTCTGGGAAGGGCAGAGAGCCGCGGGCTGGACGCCCTGGCCCTGCGCTTCGGGCTCTCCTTCTCGGCGCGCCACAGGGCCCTGGACGACGCCCGGGTGGCGGGGCGCCTTCTCTTCCGGCTCATCGAGTCGGCGCGGGAGCGATGGGAGGTCCGGACCCTCGAAGACCTCGCCCGCATCCAGGGCACCCGGCCCAAAGTCAGGAGTCGGGGGGCTGAACGCTGCTCTCCGTAATGCGCGCGGAGGGGGGCCGCCCTCGGCTCAGGGCCTGGAGGGCTGCTCGTCGGGGACGATGCTCTCCCGGAGGGCGGAAGGAGAGGGCACGGGAATGGCCATCCACGAGCCGTTCCGGGGGTCGAGGAGGAACCGGTAGGAACAGGTACGGTTGCCCTGCCGGGCCATGGTCGTCCAGCCCCGGGCGAAGTAGGGACAGGCGTCGTTGAAACAGATGTACAGAAATTCGGCGTCCCACTCGGTGAAGGGGGTCTGGGGGACGGCCCACCGGCTGAGGCGGTGGCCGCAGTGGGGGCAGGTGAGGGAGGCCGCCGCGTCCCCCGCGCGCCGGCGGATTTCCTCCGCCGTGGGGCCATCGAATACGACGGATTCGGGTCTCGGCCTCTCACGGCCCGCCGTCCCGCCACGTTTCTCCGCGTAGAGGGCGCACACGGGGTCGCTGGATTCCAGCAGGCCGGCGTAGCGGTCCCGAGCCGGGCGGGGGAGTCCGCGGGCCAGGAAGGCAGCGGGCTCCAGGAAATCCGGACACGATGCGAAGAGTCCCCGCACGTAATCGATGCGCTCTTCCTCGGACGACTCCCTCCAGACCCTCACGGCCTTGGACGGGAAGTACCGGTTGGAGAAGGCGACGAGGAAGAGGCCGCCCGGCTTCAGGACGCGGGCCGTCTCGCGGAAGATCTCTTCGGGCCGGGTGAGGTAGTCCACGGAGAGGCAGTTCAGGACCGCGTCGAAGGAGTCGTCCTCGAATGGGAGAGCGGGCGTCCGGTTGAGGTCGAGCAGGTGGCGTTCGGTGAGGAGGGGGTTGCGGGCGAGTTCCCGCGGGTTGAGCCCGATGCCCGCGAGGCGGGAGGGACGCACGGAGGGGGGGATGTGGGAGTCCCAGGAGGCCATGAGGTCCAGCACCGAGGGGCGTTCCTCCACAAGGAGCGCTCCCACGAGGCGTTCGAGAACGATGAGGGCGCGGGAATCCAGGTGAGAAACGAACCGGTCCCTCGCGTAGAAGACGGCGTCGTCCCCCTCGTCGAGGCGCGAAAAAGGAGATTCAACGGATCGGGTCATGGGCGGAGGCCTCCTTCGGAGGAAAAACGCCTTCCCGCGGCGCATCTTCCACGCGCGGTGAACTTGACGGGGCCGAGGGCGGAGCCTACTCTGGAGGCGGGACGACCGGGGGAGGGGCGGCGATGCGGGTCCTGGTCTGCGACGACAATGCCGACATCCTGGAGTTGGTGACCTTCGTCCTGGAGGGGGACGGACACGAGGTGGAGGCGGTGGGAAACGGTCGGCTCCTGCTGGAGAGCGTGAAGGCCCGCAGGCCCGATCTGATCTTGCTGGACCTCAGGATGCCCGGTTTCGACGGGTTTGACGTGCTGAGGGCGCTTCATGGGGGCGGTGGGACGCCTCCTCCCGTGGTGGCCATCTCCGCCAAGACCCTGGAGGAGGACCGCCGGGCGGCCCTCGCGGCCGGCGCGAGCCGCTATCTCCTCAAGCCCTTCGGTATCGGGGAACTCCTGGACACCGTCCGGTCCTTCGGCTAGAGCAGGGGCCAAGAACAGAATCCCCCCTGCCCTCCGTCGGTCGGTCACTCGGGCGGCGGGGCCGCGGCGGTCAGCAGAAGGTACCGGTCGCCGCCGATGGGTCCGTCGTGGACGACCCGGAACCTGGGGTCCTCTTTCACGCCCCAATCCTCCCGCTGGACGAGAAGGAGGCGGTGGCCCCCCTGGAGGAGGAACCGCTCGGCCTCCGCGCGCTGGCTCTTCGGAAACACGGGCGTCGTCGTCCGGAGGTAGTAGTTCACCGACGGCACGAGGTTGGGGAAGGTGCCGACGGTTCCCCCCGCGTCCAGATAGGGCCGCGCGGCGGCGGCGAAGGGGCGCGGCGTCTTGGTCCGGTCCAGGGCGGATGCCGCCGGAAGGACCGTCAGCGGGAAGAAAGCCAGGGCGCCGGTCGCGAGGCAGACTGCTCCCCGGACGGGCTTTCCGCGTCCCGTGAGCCAAGCGGCCGATAGGGCGCCGCCGGTGAGGGCCAGGGCGCCCAGGACCAGGAAGGGCCGAAGGGAATGGTAGGGTTCGGGCATCTGGGCAATGCCCACGGCGCCGGCCCCGGCGAAGACCGCCCCGAGCACCACGTAGGCCAGGCGGAAGCCCCCCGTCTTCCAGCGGCCCGCCTCCAGGTTGAGGAGGCCGTAGGCTACGAGCAGGGCCATGCCAGGAAAGAGGGGGTGGATGTACACCGAACGCTTGCCCGCCGAGAGGGAGAAAAAGACGAGGTAAACCCCCATCCAGGTCAGGGGCAGGAGGGCCCCCGGCTCCCGCCAGGCCTTCTTTCGGATCAGGGGAGCGGCGAGGGGCACGAGGAGGAGGGAGAAGGGAAGCCCGTCCGCGAAGAGGACCCCGAGGTACTGGTAGACCGGAGCCTTGTGGTGCCAGGGCTCCAGGTAGCGCTGGACGGACTGCTTGAAGACGAGGCTCTTCGGGTAGTCCCATCCGGCGGCCAGGCCCGCCGCTCCCAGCCAGAGGGCCACGAGAAGAAGGGCGCCCGGGACGGACCACTGAAGGCCGAGCCGCTTCAGGCCGGTCCAGTCCCGCCTCAAGGACAGGTAGACCAGGAGGATGAGCCAGGGGAGGAGACAGCCGACGGCCCCCTTGGCCACCACGCCGAGGGCCGCGAGGAGGGCCAT
This Acidobacteriota bacterium DNA region includes the following protein-coding sequences:
- a CDS encoding methyltransferase domain-containing protein; translation: MTRSVESPFSRLDEGDDAVFYARDRFVSHLDSRALIVLERLVGALLVEERPSVLDLMASWDSHIPPSVRPSRLAGIGLNPRELARNPLLTERHLLDLNRTPALPFEDDSFDAVLNCLSVDYLTRPEEIFRETARVLKPGGLFLVAFSNRYFPSKAVRVWRESSEEERIDYVRGLFASCPDFLEPAAFLARGLPRPARDRYAGLLESSDPVCALYAEKRGGTAGRERPRPESVVFDGPTAEEIRRRAGDAAASLTCPHCGHRLSRWAVPQTPFTEWDAEFLYICFNDACPYFARGWTTMARQGNRTCSYRFLLDPRNGSWMAIPVPSPSALRESIVPDEQPSRP
- a CDS encoding response regulator; this encodes MRVLVCDDNADILELVTFVLEGDGHEVEAVGNGRLLLESVKARRPDLILLDLRMPGFDGFDVLRALHGGGGTPPPVVAISAKTLEEDRRAALAAGASRYLLKPFGIGELLDTVRSFG
- a CDS encoding 3'-5' exonuclease; protein product: MIRLEEEPPAPLDRLEAILLGAPDGRMDLSAAAALCLKAASGALAGRVMAALASGDGRFVVGDGMVRLREKPPEPPLLLEEAEFAVVDFETNGLGGPERAIEIGVALFRGGREVGAFESLLQPDTGLSSFVTGLTGIREEDLRGAPRFESVWPPLESLLRGRVLTAHNLAFDRRILRMEAARLGSALPETAGEVCTLRLARAVLGRAESRGLDALALRFGLSFSARHRALDDARVAGRLLFRLIESARERWEVRTLEDLARIQGTRPKVRSRGAERCSP
- a CDS encoding glycosyltransferase family 39 protein; translated protein: MDRRRLLWVLAACLAVWACLLPARGVWAPDEARYAQVAREMRENGRWLVPLLNGELYSQKPPLFFDLVQIASLPSEDVPEWAVKVPSLLGGVLTLVLTGLIGLRLMGPRGAWLAPLLLGTLFKFGWQAQFGQIDMVLAALVTGQIALGLRLSAGQGRRLAGLLGMALLAALGVVAKGAVGCLLPWLILLVYLSLRRDWTGLKRLGLQWSVPGALLLVALWLGAAGLAAGWDYPKSLVFKQSVQRYLEPWHHKAPVYQYLGVLFADGLPFSLLLVPLAAPLIRKKAWREPGALLPLTWMGVYLVFFSLSAGKRSVYIHPLFPGMALLVAYGLLNLEAGRWKTGGFRLAYVVLGAVFAGAGAVGIAQMPEPYHSLRPFLVLGALALTGGALSAAWLTGRGKPVRGAVCLATGALAFFPLTVLPAASALDRTKTPRPFAAAARPYLDAGGTVGTFPNLVPSVNYYLRTTTPVFPKSQRAEAERFLLQGGHRLLLVQREDWGVKEDPRFRVVHDGPIGGDRYLLLTAAAPPPE